A stretch of the Streptosporangium sp. NBC_01755 genome encodes the following:
- a CDS encoding ATP-binding cassette domain-containing protein: MTYAIQAEGLVKRYGKTRALDGVDLLVPQGRLLGVLGPNGAGKTTAVRILATLLRPDAGTASVGGYDVTRQAHQVRSLIGLTGQYAAVDEMLTGIENLVMIGRLLGMTRADSRARAGELLERFDLSDAGGRAAKTYSGGMRRRLDLAASLVGRPQVLFLDEPTTGLDPRSRTDLWSVVRGLMADGVTVLLTTQYLEEADQLADDIVVFDHGRVIASGTSDQLKATTGAQVLEVRPSQAEHLDLVGKILADVLGEIPDLSGGRATASVHDPAAVPVIVRRLDEQGVIASELALRKSSLDEVFLAITGHLPDDKDVPEKEEAFA, translated from the coding sequence ATGACCTATGCGATCCAGGCCGAGGGTCTGGTGAAACGCTACGGGAAGACCCGCGCGCTGGACGGGGTGGATCTCCTCGTTCCCCAGGGGCGCCTGCTCGGCGTGCTGGGCCCCAATGGGGCGGGCAAGACCACCGCGGTGCGCATCCTGGCGACGCTGCTCCGCCCTGACGCCGGCACCGCCAGCGTCGGCGGCTACGACGTGACGCGCCAGGCCCACCAGGTGCGCTCGCTGATCGGCCTGACCGGGCAGTACGCCGCCGTCGACGAGATGCTCACCGGCATCGAGAACCTGGTGATGATCGGCCGCCTGCTGGGCATGACGCGCGCCGACTCCCGGGCGCGCGCGGGCGAGCTGCTGGAGCGCTTCGATCTGTCCGACGCCGGCGGACGGGCCGCCAAGACCTACTCCGGCGGCATGCGACGCCGGCTGGACCTGGCCGCCAGTCTGGTCGGCCGCCCCCAGGTGCTCTTCCTCGACGAGCCCACCACCGGGCTCGACCCGCGCAGCCGCACCGACCTGTGGAGCGTGGTGCGCGGCCTGATGGCCGACGGGGTCACCGTGCTGCTCACCACCCAGTATCTGGAGGAGGCGGACCAGCTCGCCGACGACATCGTCGTCTTCGACCACGGCAGGGTCATCGCCTCAGGCACCTCCGACCAGCTCAAGGCGACCACCGGCGCACAGGTCCTGGAGGTGCGTCCCTCGCAGGCCGAGCACCTCGATCTGGTCGGCAAGATCCTGGCCGATGTGCTGGGCGAGATCCCCGACCTCAGCGGGGGCAGGGCCACCGCCTCCGTCCACGATCCCGCCGCCGTTCCCGTGATCGTGCGCCGCCTGGACGAGCAGGGTGTCATCGCCTCGGAGCTCGCGCTGCGCAAGTCCAGCCTGGACGAGGTCTTCCTGGCCATCACCGGCCATCTGCCCGACGACAAGGACGTCCCCGAGAAAGAAGAGGCATTCGCATGA
- a CDS encoding ABC transporter permease: protein MTTLTTTIPRMAAKRVTPLATLQQTMTLAWRSLVQIKHNPWELLDLSIQPIMFLLLFTYVFGGAISGSTGDYLQFALPGLLVQNALFYTLSTAIGLNTDITKGVFDRLRSLPIARTAPLSGRIIADTVKQIWAFALLVGFGMVLGFRVTTSVFGVLGALALLVVVALAMSWMSVLIGLKASSPEKVQMIAFSTMMPLTFTSSALAPSATFPSWLKAWSDINPVTHLADAIRGLLIGGDVTRAVLFSLLWAAGFAVVFAPLAIRAFRSRV from the coding sequence ATGACCACGCTGACGACGACCATCCCGCGGATGGCCGCCAAGCGCGTCACTCCCCTGGCCACGCTGCAGCAGACCATGACACTGGCCTGGCGCAGCCTGGTCCAGATCAAGCACAACCCGTGGGAGCTGCTGGATCTGAGCATCCAGCCCATCATGTTCCTGCTGCTGTTCACCTACGTCTTCGGCGGCGCCATCTCCGGCTCCACCGGCGACTACCTGCAGTTCGCTCTGCCCGGCCTGCTCGTACAGAACGCCCTGTTCTACACGCTCTCCACCGCTATCGGCCTCAACACCGACATCACCAAGGGCGTCTTCGACCGGCTGCGGAGCCTGCCCATCGCCCGCACCGCGCCCCTGTCCGGGCGAATCATCGCCGACACCGTCAAGCAGATATGGGCCTTCGCCCTGCTGGTCGGCTTCGGCATGGTGCTGGGCTTCCGGGTCACCACCAGTGTCTTCGGAGTGCTGGGCGCCCTGGCACTGCTGGTCGTGGTCGCCCTGGCCATGTCCTGGATGTCGGTGCTGATCGGGTTGAAGGCCTCCAGTCCCGAGAAGGTGCAGATGATCGCCTTCTCCACGATGATGCCGCTGACCTTCACCAGCAGCGCCCTGGCGCCGTCGGCCACCTTCCCGTCCTGGCTGAAGGCCTGGTCCGACATCAACCCCGTCACGCATCTGGCGGACGCCATCCGCGGCCTGCTCATCGGCGGCGACGTCACCAGGGCCGTTCTCTTCTCGCTGCTCTGGGCCGCGGGTTTCGCCGTGGTCTTCGCCCCTCTGGCGATCCGCGCGTTCCGCAGCCGCGTCTAG